The following are encoded in a window of Paraburkholderia hospita genomic DNA:
- a CDS encoding lytic transglycosylase domain-containing protein: protein MKRLVCLVVVALGLMQGALADDQTRQDRMSDYLRQKFGLAKEKAEQISNAVRTASEKYALPPALILAIISIESRFKEKAKGGNGATGLMQVVPGAHKRMLKDVKDLTDPETNIEVGSAILYGYMKSAGGDLNAALKSYGGSQAYAEKVNGRVKTFAEVAEVDASAASGADQPLPSRDGGCDARYTSLCIGPVVYVSPIEEAASSPSVSQRATSLLNSLLPLSH, encoded by the coding sequence ATGAAGCGGCTCGTCTGTCTGGTCGTTGTCGCGCTCGGCTTGATGCAAGGCGCGTTGGCCGACGATCAGACTCGCCAGGACCGCATGTCAGACTATCTGCGCCAGAAGTTCGGCCTCGCGAAGGAGAAGGCCGAGCAGATCTCGAACGCGGTGCGCACCGCCTCCGAGAAGTACGCGCTGCCGCCCGCGCTGATTCTCGCGATCATCTCGATCGAATCGCGCTTCAAGGAAAAGGCCAAGGGCGGCAATGGCGCGACGGGGCTGATGCAGGTCGTGCCCGGCGCGCACAAGCGCATGCTGAAAGACGTGAAGGATCTCACCGACCCGGAGACCAATATCGAGGTCGGCTCCGCGATTCTGTACGGCTACATGAAATCGGCGGGCGGCGATCTGAATGCCGCGCTGAAGAGCTACGGTGGATCGCAGGCGTATGCGGAGAAGGTCAACGGCCGCGTGAAGACATTCGCGGAAGTCGCGGAGGTGGATGCCAGCGCGGCATCGGGCGCGGACCAGCCGCTGCCGTCGCGCGACGGCGGATGCGACGCGCGCTACACGTCGCTTTGTATCGGGCCCGTGGTCTACGTGAGTCCCATCGAAGAAGCTGCGAGCAGCCCAAGCGTGTCGCAGCGCGCGACCAGTCTGCTCAATTCGTTGCTGCCGCTGTCGCACTGA